Proteins encoded within one genomic window of Rhinoderma darwinii isolate aRhiDar2 chromosome 5, aRhiDar2.hap1, whole genome shotgun sequence:
- the MC2R gene encoding adrenocorticotropic hormone receptor: MERATDMMKGNAGYANGTSMSPNHTQCIIINVPEEIFFTISVLGVLENILVFTAVIKNKKLHLPMYFFICSLSFSDILGSLYKILESIMMILANHGHLQKKGKIEKKMDDIMDWFFILSLLGSIFSLSAIAADRYITIFYALRYHNIMTIRRASIILAGIWVLGGGCGIVIVIFFDYTITVMCFTSLFFLLLVFIVCLYIHMFLLAQSHARKISALSGQWNTVQQKTNMKGAITLTILLGVFICCWFPFILHLFLFIFCPQNPYCACYMSTLYVNCTLILCNSVIDPFIYAFRSPELRSTFKKMLCC, encoded by the coding sequence ATGGAGAGAGCAACAGACATGATGAAGGGAAATGCTGGTTATGCCAATGGAACTTCAATGTCTCCTAATCATACTCAGTGCATAATCATCAATGTCCCAGAAGAAATTTTCTTCACTATATCAGTTCTAGGTGTGTTGGAAAATATACTTGTTTTCACTGCTGTgatcaaaaacaaaaaactccatTTGCCCATGTACTTTTTTATTTGTAGTTTGTCATTTTCTGACATTCTAGGAAGTCTatacaaaattctggagagcattATGATGATTTTGGCTAACCATGGTCATCTTcaaaaaaaaggcaaaattgAGAAAAAGATGGATGACATTATGGATTGGTTCTTCATATTGTCTTTACTTGGATCAATTTTCAGTCTGTCTGCTATTGCTGCAGACAGATACATTACCATCTTCTATGCCCTTCGTTATCACAACATTATGACTATCAGGAGAGCTTCGATCATCTTGGCAGGCATCTGGGTATTAGGTGGAGGATGTGGAATAGTTATAGTCATCTTCTTTGATTATACCATTACAGTAATGTGTtttacttctttattttttttactgttagtCTTTATAGTTTGTCTTTACATCCATATGTTCCTTCTAGCACAATCACATGCAAGAAAAATATCTGCACTTTCTGGTCAATGGAACACTGTGCAGCAAAAGACAAACATGAAAGGGGCAATTACATTGACCATTTTGTTGGGTGTTTTTATTTGTTGTTGGTTTCCATTTATTCTTCATCTTTTCTTATTCATATTTTGCCCTCAAAATCCTTACTGTGCTTGCTATATGTCAACTCTATATGTAAATTGCACGCTTATACTGTGCAATTCTGTGATTGACCCTTTCATTTATGCATTCCGAAGTCCGGAATTGAGGAgcacctttaaaaaaatgttgtgttgCTAG